One genomic window of Candidatus Kuenenia stuttgartiensis includes the following:
- a CDS encoding molybdate ABC transporter permease subunit, whose protein sequence is MRFKRLCIMFAFCSFFLYAGLIVSLAYFFRGSLFAETLFNERTFYSIRLSVSAATIATLISLFIAIPSAYALSRCHFPGKGIIDTMLELPMIVSPAALGAMLLIFFSNPAGSWLQQHGVQFVFAFPGIILAQFITTAGIATRLIKAAMDEIPGKYEDVASSLGASPLKSFLTVTLPLSKRGIIAGAILTWAKALGEFGATITIAGSMAMKTETIPIAIFMSLSNADIERTVILIFILIGTGIGVLYGTRLLLRKMPYDWK, encoded by the coding sequence ATGAGATTTAAAAGACTTTGTATAATGTTTGCTTTCTGCTCGTTTTTCCTCTATGCCGGGCTTATTGTATCACTTGCCTACTTTTTCAGGGGATCCCTTTTTGCAGAGACGCTTTTTAATGAGAGAACTTTTTATTCCATTCGCCTCAGCGTGTCAGCGGCTACCATCGCGACATTAATTTCTTTGTTCATTGCCATCCCCTCCGCCTATGCATTGTCGCGGTGTCATTTTCCCGGAAAAGGCATTATAGATACGATGCTCGAACTTCCAATGATTGTTTCTCCTGCTGCGCTGGGCGCCATGCTTCTCATTTTTTTCAGCAACCCTGCCGGAAGCTGGCTGCAGCAACACGGAGTGCAGTTCGTGTTTGCCTTCCCGGGGATTATCCTTGCCCAATTTATCACTACTGCCGGAATTGCAACGCGGCTAATAAAGGCTGCGATGGACGAAATACCCGGCAAGTACGAGGATGTTGCCAGTTCGCTTGGCGCATCGCCGCTAAAATCATTTTTAACGGTCACGCTTCCCCTGAGCAAACGTGGCATTATTGCCGGCGCTATTTTAACATGGGCAAAGGCGCTTGGAGAATTTGGTGCAACTATCACCATTGCAGGCTCAATGGCAATGAAAACAGAAACGATTCCTATAGCAATATTTATGAGTCTTTCCAATGCAGATATCGAAAGAACCGTAATTCTCATTTTTATCCTTATTGGAACAGGTATCGGGGTGTTGTACGGCACAAGGCTGTTGTTAAGAAAGATGCCCTATGATTGGAAATAG
- the modA gene encoding molybdate ABC transporter substrate-binding protein has translation MVSRLFLAGAVFSVAIFFVATEVLSENGERLLLFVGAASKPPTEEAVKLFEKKTGVRVEVVFGGSGYILSQMILAKKGDIYFPGSSDYMEKAKREGYVYPETERIVVYLVPAINVQKGNPKHIKGLEDLAHPGIKVAIANPEGVCVGAYAVEIIEKNFTKKQKKDFKKNIVNYTESCAKTLTVVSLKQVDAVIGWSVFQHWNPETVETIPLKSDEVVRVGYIPIAVSTFTKNKVLAEQFVDFILSEEVRSIFKEYQYFSSEQEAFAWIGQKPVGGEYAVPAEWTTGK, from the coding sequence ATGGTATCCAGACTATTTCTTGCCGGTGCCGTTTTTTCTGTGGCAATATTTTTCGTAGCAACAGAAGTTCTGTCTGAAAACGGTGAACGGCTTCTGCTTTTCGTAGGCGCTGCAAGCAAGCCGCCGACCGAGGAGGCGGTGAAGCTGTTTGAAAAAAAGACGGGTGTTAGGGTAGAGGTAGTATTTGGTGGTTCGGGATATATTCTCTCGCAGATGATATTGGCAAAGAAAGGAGATATTTATTTCCCGGGTTCATCAGACTATATGGAAAAGGCAAAAAGGGAAGGCTATGTATATCCTGAAACTGAAAGGATTGTTGTGTATCTTGTCCCTGCAATAAATGTGCAAAAAGGCAACCCGAAGCATATTAAAGGCCTGGAAGATTTGGCGCATCCCGGTATTAAAGTAGCCATAGCAAATCCGGAGGGTGTGTGTGTCGGAGCGTATGCAGTGGAAATAATTGAAAAGAATTTCACAAAAAAGCAGAAAAAAGATTTTAAAAAAAACATTGTAAATTATACGGAGAGTTGCGCAAAAACACTGACGGTTGTCTCTTTAAAACAGGTGGATGCGGTAATAGGGTGGAGTGTTTTTCAGCACTGGAACCCGGAGACAGTTGAAACAATTCCCCTAAAGAGCGATGAAGTTGTGCGTGTGGGTTATATACCTATCGCGGTCTCCACCTTTACTAAAAACAAAGTGCTTGCTGAGCAGTTTGTTGATTTCATCCTTTCTGAAGAAGTACGATCAATATTCAAAGAGTATCAATATTTTTCATCGGAACAGGAAGCCTTTGCATGGATAGGTCAAAAGCCTGTTGGCGGCGAATATGCCGTTCCGGCAGAATGGACGACCGGGAAATGA
- a CDS encoding porin, producing MFGRKFKRVLWRLLIVCSVLVVNTMRPCMAYGDELEELKGQLKQMEEAFSIQQKMLKQMEIIALSQQEQIKELKSRVESISEKPVVIATEEIKDEVKHEVENYLSSDEVREKLGIGLPDIPLLERSRTEADICDIFYTPDDSSYALSIRSHSGDYSLNIGGRLQMRYQYNDKDGDFGGVDTQNIDVRRARIYMGGNIYSKTINYYWAIDADSFDVQLRDFYLYWTPYKELNAKIGYFKVPFNREMVVSSQRLLFQDRAIASDAFGQYRDYGLDIYGRPFDGHIEYHAAVFQGAGDNPSKRITGKDENLDNEIMSVLSLRYNPFGKFNYYDGTDIGYSKTLKATFGSSVAFNGKKRDVKRDDTDIIVGVIDFGLRYKGIAWDSEYYMMTENPESDGGGDSVGSDGFFTQAGYFVIPKKLEIAARYSMVDPDDDVSNDIQREYTAGINYYFRGHRSKIQADFGTFITEQGDEQDKRENKYRLQYEIAF from the coding sequence GTGTTTGGCAGAAAATTTAAACGTGTACTTTGGCGTTTATTAATAGTATGTAGTGTTTTAGTAGTCAATACGATGCGGCCTTGCATGGCATATGGTGACGAACTGGAGGAATTAAAAGGGCAATTGAAACAAATGGAGGAGGCGTTTTCAATACAGCAAAAAATGTTGAAACAGATGGAAATCATAGCATTGAGCCAGCAGGAGCAAATCAAAGAATTGAAAAGTCGTGTAGAGTCTATAAGTGAAAAACCCGTGGTAATTGCAACAGAAGAAATAAAAGATGAAGTAAAGCATGAGGTTGAGAACTATCTGTCCTCGGATGAGGTGCGCGAGAAATTGGGGATTGGCCTGCCAGACATTCCATTATTGGAGAGGAGCAGGACAGAAGCAGATATATGTGATATATTCTACACGCCTGATGATAGTAGCTATGCACTAAGTATTCGGTCGCACAGCGGCGATTATTCGCTAAACATAGGCGGCAGATTGCAGATGAGGTATCAGTATAATGACAAGGACGGAGATTTCGGGGGTGTAGATACTCAAAATATTGATGTCCGCCGGGCAAGAATCTATATGGGGGGAAACATCTATAGCAAAACGATTAATTATTACTGGGCTATAGATGCGGATAGCTTCGATGTTCAATTAAGGGATTTCTACTTGTACTGGACGCCTTATAAAGAATTGAACGCAAAAATTGGATATTTTAAAGTACCGTTTAACAGAGAAATGGTTGTCTCCTCGCAAAGACTGTTGTTTCAGGATAGAGCCATTGCCAGTGATGCCTTTGGCCAGTACCGTGACTATGGCCTGGATATTTACGGAAGACCGTTTGACGGACACATTGAATACCATGCCGCAGTATTTCAGGGGGCCGGTGATAATCCCTCAAAAAGGATTACAGGAAAAGACGAAAATCTCGATAACGAAATCATGTCCGTGTTGAGCCTGAGATATAATCCGTTTGGAAAATTTAATTACTACGACGGAACGGACATTGGATATTCCAAAACCCTTAAAGCTACTTTTGGATCATCCGTAGCCTTTAATGGAAAGAAGAGGGATGTAAAACGCGATGATACGGATATAATAGTAGGTGTGATTGATTTCGGCTTAAGGTATAAGGGCATTGCATGGGATAGCGAATACTATATGATGACAGAAAATCCTGAGTCTGATGGCGGCGGGGATTCCGTGGGGTCAGACGGATTTTTTACACAGGCCGGTTATTTTGTTATACCAAAAAAACTTGAGATAGCGGCACGCTATTCCATGGTTGACCCGGATGATGATGTATCAAACGATATTCAAAGGGAGTATACAGCGGGAATAAATTATTATTTCCGTGGTCATCGGTCAAAAATACAGGCCGATTTTGGCACTTTTATCACTGAGCAAGGCGACGAACAGGATAAAAGAGAAAACAAGTACAGATTACAGTACGAAATTGCATTTTAG
- a CDS encoding ATP-binding cassette domain-containing protein: MLVVNLQKKWHSFQLDAAFKISTGEVTVLFGPSGAGKSSILRFVSGLSTADNGSIQNGNDVWFDKQNNINLPPQYRSVGFVFQDYALFPHLTVEKNVLYGAKKRHEGDKVKDLLALVGLSGYEHYYPSQLSGGQKQRVALIRALAREPDILLMDEPLSAVDWQTRRQLQDDLKRILRQLKVTTLYVTHDIPETYKMADNVVVIHSGSVIKQGTPEEVFLGKRLSTRIQLAGKVVGTEHDTIMTIVTVLHAEQYFKTLIDTEEVQRLNLKIGDDVIIGAKSSDVVLFKPL; encoded by the coding sequence TTGTTAGTTGTCAACCTTCAGAAAAAATGGCATTCCTTTCAACTCGATGCTGCATTTAAAATATCCACGGGGGAGGTCACCGTTTTATTTGGTCCGTCAGGCGCAGGAAAGTCGAGCATATTGCGTTTTGTCTCCGGACTGTCAACGGCGGATAATGGCAGCATTCAAAACGGAAACGACGTCTGGTTTGACAAGCAAAACAATATAAACCTTCCCCCACAATACCGGTCGGTTGGCTTTGTCTTTCAGGATTATGCATTGTTTCCGCACCTGACGGTTGAAAAGAATGTATTATATGGGGCAAAAAAAAGGCATGAGGGGGATAAAGTAAAAGACCTGCTTGCACTTGTCGGGCTTTCCGGTTACGAGCATTATTATCCGTCTCAATTGTCAGGCGGACAAAAACAAAGAGTAGCGCTTATAAGGGCGCTGGCAAGAGAACCCGATATTTTGTTAATGGACGAACCGCTTTCCGCCGTGGATTGGCAGACGCGCAGGCAATTGCAGGATGATCTGAAGCGTATCCTGCGCCAGCTTAAGGTAACAACCCTGTATGTAACACATGATATTCCGGAAACCTATAAAATGGCAGACAACGTTGTTGTGATACATTCCGGCAGTGTAATAAAGCAGGGGACTCCGGAAGAAGTTTTTTTGGGGAAAAGGCTCAGTACGCGGATACAGCTGGCAGGTAAAGTCGTCGGTACCGAACACGATACTATCATGACAATAGTTACTGTTTTGCACGCGGAGCAATATTTTAAAACACTCATCGATACCGAAGAGGTGCAAAGATTAAACTTAAAAATTGGAGATGACGTTATTATTGGGGCAAAGTCTTCAGATGTTGTCTTGTTCAAGCCGCTATAA
- a CDS encoding TOBE domain-containing protein, producing the protein MACKLNGKIMKINKGRIHTHIQIMWKDIPLSAVITTASCDDMNIFEGDAISVLMKSTDLILAKAFRGMLSARNFITGVVVTILRGDVLSKVIFESQGDTLCAIVTNASLEEMNMQTGEEITAIIKSTELILFKNKKGI; encoded by the coding sequence ATGGCCTGCAAACTTAATGGCAAAATAATGAAAATCAATAAGGGCAGGATTCATACCCATATTCAAATCATGTGGAAAGACATCCCTCTGAGCGCCGTTATCACTACAGCCTCTTGCGACGATATGAATATTTTCGAGGGGGATGCTATCAGTGTGCTTATGAAAAGCACAGACCTGATACTGGCAAAGGCATTTCGAGGCATGTTGAGCGCCAGAAATTTTATAACAGGAGTTGTTGTAACCATTCTCCGGGGCGATGTGCTGTCAAAGGTTATTTTTGAATCCCAGGGAGACACGCTCTGCGCAATTGTCACCAATGCTTCATTAGAAGAAATGAATATGCAAACAGGAGAAGAAATAACAGCAATTATCAAATCAACCGAATTGATTTTATTTAAAAACAAAAAGGGCATCTAA
- a CDS encoding winged helix-turn-helix domain-containing protein: MKAKIKIWLECGDGVAFAEGRRLLLEAVDRLGSLNAAAKEMGMSYRAAWGKIRATEKVLGIKLLKVTTGGKGGGGAVLTEDAKRLMINFNTYKNRLNTLAEKEFKRIFGK, encoded by the coding sequence ATGAAGGCAAAAATAAAAATATGGCTGGAATGCGGGGATGGCGTTGCATTTGCCGAAGGCAGGAGATTGCTGCTTGAGGCGGTAGACAGGCTTGGTTCTCTTAACGCCGCGGCAAAGGAGATGGGGATGTCATATCGTGCGGCATGGGGGAAAATAAGGGCTACTGAAAAGGTGTTGGGGATTAAATTGTTAAAAGTTACTACGGGGGGAAAGGGCGGCGGTGGCGCGGTACTGACAGAGGACGCGAAAAGGCTGATGATAAATTTTAATACCTATAAAAACAGGCTTAACACTTTAGCGGAAAAGGAATTTAAGCGCATTTTCGGAAAATAA
- a CDS encoding biotin--[acetyl-CoA-carboxylase] ligase: protein MIKFLEPEWHDKLSSTNTVLLRWLKNEKDIPTGFVLAALEQTAGHGRSNHHWLSQPGEDLTFSFLLSTRHDLSGLASLSMAISLGIASALDTFGFTTQTKWPNDLLVRGRKIGGILSEESGVKRPNGHAAIVVGVGVNVNMQEPQVSSMKKPATSLRIETGKKHLIRDVLNIILEMLPQWIDRWEAGGFPAIRNEWLARCCFVGERITLGEGMEQRSGILTGFGEKGQIILRGDDGLLCDVWAGEVE from the coding sequence ATGATAAAATTTCTGGAACCTGAATGGCACGACAAATTATCATCTACCAACACCGTCCTTCTGCGCTGGCTTAAAAATGAAAAAGATATTCCCACAGGATTTGTATTGGCTGCCCTTGAGCAAACAGCCGGTCATGGTCGAAGCAATCATCATTGGCTTTCACAACCTGGAGAAGATCTCACCTTTTCCTTTCTTTTGTCTACCCGGCATGACCTTTCGGGGCTTGCTTCACTCTCCATGGCAATTTCACTGGGAATCGCTTCCGCCCTGGATACCTTTGGTTTCACGACACAAACGAAGTGGCCAAACGACCTTCTTGTGAGGGGTCGTAAAATCGGTGGAATTCTTTCCGAGGAGAGTGGCGTGAAACGCCCGAACGGGCATGCTGCCATCGTTGTTGGCGTGGGAGTCAATGTGAATATGCAGGAGCCGCAGGTTTCTTCTATGAAAAAACCCGCAACTTCTCTTCGCATAGAGACCGGCAAAAAACATCTCATCAGGGATGTTCTCAATATTATTCTTGAAATGCTGCCTCAGTGGATCGACCGTTGGGAAGCCGGCGGATTTCCAGCCATACGTAACGAATGGCTCGCGCGCTGCTGTTTCGTAGGAGAGCGTATAACCCTGGGAGAGGGAATGGAACAAAGGTCGGGTATCTTGACGGGATTCGGGGAGAAAGGGCAAATCATCCTTCGCGGTGATGATGGTTTATTGTGTGATGTTTGGGCGGGAGAAGTAGAATAA
- a CDS encoding biotin/lipoyl-containing protein, whose protein sequence is MTKKVQFMCTAFRDGFQSVYGARVLTRDFLPALEAARDAGISYFEAGGGARFQSLYFYCNEDAFAMMDTFRETAGHGADLQTLSRGVNVVGLESQSGEIIRMHAQLFKKHGITTIRNFDALNDVRNLIFSGKCIAEAGLKHQICITMMELPPGCTGAHDPDFYIRILRQILDEGIPFHSLCFKDASGTAVPSKVYETIKRARKILPEDMFIHFHTHETAGIGVSANKAALDGGADAIDLSLSPCSGGTCQTDILVMWHALRGTGYDLDVNIDKVREAEEVFKECMKDYFLPPEATSVEPLILWSPMPGGALTANTQMLRDNGIMDKYPEVIKSMSEVVKLGGYGTSVTPVSQFYFQQAFNNVLFGPWQKIAPGYGKMVLGYFGKTPVPPDPEIVKIAAEQLKLEPTVRSPLEINDEDPKKSVRHVREILKQEGIAETDENIFIVATCTDKGLKFLKGKAEMGIRLVDKKGGQIVANDEQNRQVRSQEYLLTVNGKEYSVTIEGNKAKVNGKIYQVEIHKTPEAVTAVGVKKIKEEGLAVKAQMPGKVIRLTSRIGDYLHSGQSILVVEAMKMEIHVSSPAEGTVIDIKVKECDQIVTGQVLAFIN, encoded by the coding sequence ATGACGAAAAAAGTTCAATTTATGTGTACGGCATTCAGGGACGGGTTTCAATCCGTGTATGGCGCCCGTGTTCTTACCAGGGATTTTCTTCCGGCTTTGGAGGCGGCAAGAGACGCCGGTATTTCCTATTTTGAAGCAGGAGGAGGCGCACGTTTTCAATCTCTGTATTTCTATTGCAATGAAGATGCGTTTGCCATGATGGATACGTTCCGCGAAACCGCCGGCCATGGCGCAGATCTCCAGACTCTGTCCCGGGGCGTCAATGTCGTGGGGCTGGAGTCTCAATCTGGTGAAATTATACGGATGCACGCCCAACTTTTCAAAAAGCACGGTATTACAACAATCAGGAATTTCGATGCGCTCAATGATGTGAGAAATCTTATTTTCAGCGGTAAATGCATTGCTGAGGCGGGGCTGAAACACCAGATATGCATAACAATGATGGAATTGCCGCCCGGATGCACCGGTGCGCACGACCCGGATTTTTATATTAGAATACTGCGTCAGATATTGGACGAGGGAATACCATTTCACTCCTTGTGTTTTAAGGATGCTTCCGGCACAGCCGTGCCGTCAAAGGTGTATGAGACCATAAAACGGGCGCGAAAAATACTTCCGGAAGATATGTTTATTCATTTTCATACGCACGAAACCGCGGGTATTGGCGTGAGCGCCAACAAGGCGGCCCTGGATGGTGGCGCTGATGCTATCGACCTTTCCCTGTCGCCCTGTTCCGGTGGTACATGCCAGACTGATATTTTGGTCATGTGGCATGCCCTGCGTGGGACCGGATATGATCTTGATGTCAATATTGACAAAGTTCGCGAGGCGGAAGAGGTTTTTAAGGAATGTATGAAAGATTATTTTCTTCCCCCTGAGGCAACATCTGTAGAGCCGCTTATTTTATGGAGTCCCATGCCCGGCGGCGCTCTTACGGCAAATACACAAATGCTTCGCGATAACGGCATTATGGATAAATATCCGGAGGTGATCAAATCCATGAGCGAAGTGGTCAAATTGGGCGGATATGGAACCTCAGTGACACCCGTTTCCCAGTTTTACTTCCAACAGGCATTTAACAATGTTCTTTTCGGTCCCTGGCAGAAAATCGCTCCGGGCTACGGCAAAATGGTACTGGGTTATTTCGGGAAAACCCCCGTGCCGCCAGATCCGGAAATTGTGAAAATAGCGGCAGAACAACTTAAACTGGAACCAACCGTGCGTTCTCCGCTTGAAATAAACGATGAGGATCCAAAAAAGAGTGTTAGACATGTCCGGGAAATACTTAAACAGGAGGGCATTGCAGAGACGGATGAGAATATTTTCATCGTTGCCACATGCACGGATAAGGGGTTGAAATTCCTTAAGGGAAAAGCAGAGATGGGGATTCGCCTGGTGGATAAAAAGGGAGGACAAATCGTTGCCAATGACGAACAGAACCGGCAAGTCAGATCGCAGGAATACCTGCTGACGGTGAACGGAAAAGAGTATTCGGTTACGATTGAAGGAAACAAGGCAAAGGTAAATGGTAAAATCTATCAGGTAGAAATTCACAAAACACCGGAGGCAGTAACGGCTGTAGGCGTAAAGAAAATTAAGGAAGAAGGCCTTGCGGTAAAAGCGCAAATGCCCGGGAAGGTGATTCGGCTCACCTCAAGGATCGGAGATTATCTTCATTCCGGGCAGTCAATTTTAGTTGTTGAGGCAATGAAAATGGAAATACACGTTTCAAGCCCTGCAGAGGGAACAGTAATAGATATAAAGGTAAAAGAATGCGACCAGATTGTCACCGGACAGGTGCTTGCGTTTATAAACTAA
- a CDS encoding sodium ion-translocating decarboxylase subunit beta, producing MEILFEFLKTTGFAMMTWGNALMIIVGIFFVSLAIIKDYEPLLLLPIGFGAIVGNIPSIDSMALNVYQEGSVLSFLYLGVSKGIYPPLIFLGIGAMTDFSAMLSNPKLVLLGAAAQIGIFLTLIGALYLGFSPSESGAIGIIGGADGPTAIFLSSKLAPHLLGSIAIAAYSYMALVPVIQPPIMRLLTTKKERLIRMKEPRHVSQREKIIFPVAVFLISALIAPGSIVLIGMLCLGNLLKESCVTERLANTARNAMIDTVTIILGFSVGASAQAQTFLTSQSLLVFALGAISFGIATAGGVVFAKCMNLFLKDKINPLIGAAGVSAVPDSARVVQMVGQKEDPHNFLLMHAMAPNVAGVLGSAIAAGILWSIFVK from the coding sequence ATGGAGATTCTCTTCGAATTTCTTAAGACAACAGGATTTGCAATGATGACGTGGGGCAATGCCCTCATGATCATTGTCGGGATTTTTTTTGTAAGTCTGGCAATTATTAAAGATTATGAGCCATTACTGCTTTTGCCGATAGGATTTGGGGCGATAGTGGGAAATATTCCCTCCATAGACAGCATGGCGCTCAACGTATATCAGGAAGGGAGTGTTCTGAGTTTTCTTTACCTTGGGGTAAGCAAAGGAATATATCCGCCGCTTATTTTCCTTGGGATCGGTGCTATGACTGATTTTTCCGCCATGTTGTCGAATCCAAAGCTTGTGTTGCTTGGGGCGGCGGCACAGATAGGCATTTTTCTTACCCTCATAGGCGCGCTCTATTTAGGGTTTAGCCCCTCAGAGTCGGGCGCTATTGGCATTATTGGCGGAGCGGATGGCCCTACGGCAATATTTTTATCGTCAAAGCTGGCGCCGCATTTGTTGGGATCCATTGCGATTGCCGCCTATTCCTATATGGCACTGGTTCCGGTTATTCAGCCTCCGATAATGAGATTGCTCACCACGAAAAAAGAGAGGCTCATTCGTATGAAAGAACCGCGGCATGTATCACAGAGGGAAAAAATTATTTTCCCCGTTGCCGTGTTTCTGATTTCCGCTTTGATTGCGCCAGGTTCAATAGTGCTTATTGGCATGCTTTGCCTTGGCAACCTTTTGAAGGAAAGTTGTGTAACAGAGCGATTGGCGAACACTGCACGCAACGCCATGATCGATACTGTGACGATTATTCTCGGATTTTCAGTGGGCGCAAGCGCGCAGGCACAAACCTTTTTAACATCGCAATCCCTTCTCGTTTTTGCATTGGGCGCCATTTCTTTTGGTATAGCAACGGCAGGCGGCGTGGTTTTTGCAAAATGCATGAATCTTTTTCTAAAGGATAAGATAAACCCTCTCATTGGGGCAGCGGGCGTATCCGCTGTGCCTGACTCAGCACGCGTGGTGCAGATGGTAGGGCAGAAGGAGGACCCGCATAATTTCCTCCTTATGCACGCAATGGCGCCAAATGTTGCAGGTGTGCTTGGGTCGGCGATTGCCGCCGGTATCTTGTGGTCGATATTTGTGAAATAA
- a CDS encoding OadG family protein codes for MNSGVQNIVNGQGIMITISGMLIVFAALAITSFFIYLLPIFLRIFASILPAEETSHHIPAFYSAPEDEALAAIGFALHSEAGGSMVGKESF; via the coding sequence ATGAATTCAGGGGTTCAAAATATAGTCAACGGACAAGGAATTATGATCACAATCAGCGGTATGCTGATTGTGTTTGCCGCACTCGCGATAACCAGTTTTTTTATTTATCTCCTTCCCATTTTTTTAAGAATATTTGCCAGCATACTTCCTGCGGAAGAAACTTCGCATCATATACCGGCATTTTACTCAGCGCCTGAAGACGAGGCGCTTGCGGCAATCGGCTTTGCCCTGCATAGTGAAGCGGGCGGCAGTATGGTTGGCAAAGAATCATTTTAG